A stretch of Methylogaea oryzae DNA encodes these proteins:
- the lnt gene encoding apolipoprotein N-acyltransferase — translation MHNKMPFPTTAQRRLIDLLALSAGLAFPFAFAPYEQSWLAVAALAVLFAVWHGASPKRAAWRGYLFGLGQFGFGVSWVYVSMHEFGGASPFAAGLLTALFVAFFALYPALAGYLSRRWSTARPALNLLALSPLLWVLVEWFRGWFLTGFPWLQIAYSQVSSPLGKLAPLAGVYGVGCLAAMVAAGLAAFVCLPGTGRRLWPIAAGLLCLAAAKLPAGQWTEPAGPALPVALVQGNIAQQLKFVPGQQWRILERYVELTEDHWDAKVIVWPETAVPAFYHQLADTFFARLTEAAKLHESSLLVGVPVGDADGGPQYYNGLVSIGGDRPAAYRKRHLVPFGEFLPLKPVLGFILDILQIPLSDFSAGDARQPLLQAGGWPLMATVCYEDAFGNEGRVGLPEAAYLVNVSNDAWFGDSIAPHQHLQMARMRALETGRYMLRATNTGVTAVIGPDGKVVKQLPQFESAVLTADIEPRSGATPYVRYGDGPVVWVLLIALGILLAVRRRAAPAKEF, via the coding sequence GTGCACAACAAAATGCCCTTCCCTACCACGGCCCAGCGCCGCCTCATCGACCTCCTGGCCTTGTCGGCCGGTCTGGCTTTTCCTTTCGCCTTCGCCCCCTACGAACAAAGCTGGCTGGCCGTCGCCGCCCTGGCGGTGCTGTTCGCCGTCTGGCATGGGGCCAGCCCCAAGCGCGCCGCCTGGCGCGGCTATTTGTTCGGCCTGGGCCAGTTCGGTTTCGGCGTGTCGTGGGTCTACGTGTCCATGCACGAATTCGGCGGCGCCAGCCCCTTCGCCGCCGGTTTGCTTACCGCCCTGTTCGTGGCGTTTTTCGCGCTGTACCCGGCTTTGGCCGGCTATCTGAGCCGGCGCTGGAGCACGGCCCGCCCGGCGCTGAACCTGCTGGCCTTGTCGCCGCTGCTGTGGGTGCTGGTCGAATGGTTCCGCGGCTGGTTCCTCACCGGCTTTCCTTGGCTGCAAATCGCCTACAGCCAGGTGTCCAGCCCCCTGGGCAAGCTGGCGCCCTTGGCCGGCGTGTACGGCGTTGGCTGTCTGGCGGCGATGGTGGCGGCGGGACTGGCCGCGTTCGTCTGCCTGCCGGGCACCGGCCGCCGCCTGTGGCCGATTGCCGCCGGCCTGCTGTGCCTAGCGGCCGCCAAGCTGCCCGCCGGCCAGTGGACCGAGCCCGCCGGACCGGCTTTGCCGGTGGCCCTGGTGCAGGGCAATATCGCCCAGCAGCTCAAGTTCGTGCCGGGCCAGCAGTGGCGCATCCTGGAGCGCTACGTGGAGCTGACCGAGGATCATTGGGACGCCAAGGTCATCGTTTGGCCGGAAACCGCCGTGCCGGCTTTTTACCACCAATTGGCCGACACGTTCTTCGCGCGGCTGACCGAAGCCGCCAAATTGCACGAGAGCAGCTTGCTGGTGGGCGTGCCGGTGGGCGACGCCGACGGCGGTCCGCAGTATTACAACGGCTTGGTCAGCATCGGCGGCGACAGGCCGGCCGCCTACCGCAAGCGTCACCTGGTGCCGTTCGGCGAGTTTCTTCCCTTGAAGCCGGTATTGGGCTTCATCCTGGACATACTGCAAATCCCCTTGTCCGACTTCAGCGCCGGCGACGCCCGCCAGCCGTTGTTGCAGGCCGGCGGCTGGCCGTTGATGGCGACGGTTTGCTACGAAGACGCCTTCGGCAACGAGGGCCGCGTCGGATTGCCGGAAGCCGCTTATCTGGTCAACGTCAGCAACGACGCCTGGTTCGGCGACTCCATCGCTCCCCACCAGCACCTGCAAATGGCCCGCATGCGTGCCCTGGAAACCGGCCGCTACATGCTGCGCGCCACCAACACCGGCGTGACGGCGGTGATCGGCCCGGACGGCAAGGTGGTGAAGCAGCTGCCCCAGTTCGAATCGGCCGTGCTCACTGCCGACATCGAACCCCGCTCCGGCGCCACGCCCTATGTGCGCTACGGCGACGGGCCGGTGGTGTGGGTGTTGTTGATCGCGCTGGGGATTTTGCTGGCTGTGAGGCGCCGGGCAGCGCCTGCCAAGGAATTCTAA